The Pirellulales bacterium genomic interval ATCGGGTGTCGGCGGTGCGCGTTCCACATCGATGCCTGCCGCTTTGCTTAGAACTTCCACTAGTTGCGCATCGCTCCGACCGGCCAAATACATATGCCGCAAGGCGAGTTTTGCCGTGTCGACGGGCACGGCAGCATTGGTCAACGCGACAGCCAGCTGATCGGCCCCGCCCTGGCGCGCGAGGAACGTGTCGAGCAGCAGCCCAATATTTGCTGCGTTTGCCGCAGCGGCGGTGAGCAACCCGGCTGCCTTGATGGCCGCTTGTGGCACATCGTGTGTTGCACAGGCAGCCACGCCATAGGCGCGCAGTCGCGGGTTGTCCGCAGCCAACAACTTATCACCCGTCTCCCGTGCCACGTCCCCGCCAATTGCCAGCAGCGCATCGAGCGCCAAATGACGCGACTCATCGCTGCTGCTGGGGTCGAGCACGCGGCTCGCCAGCGGCGGCGCAAGCGCGGGCGCCTTCCAGGCAGCGGCCAAGCGGATCGCGACGCCGGCGATTGCCGGATCGCGGTCGTCCAGCAGGCTCAGTAGTGCACCGGCCTCGACAGTGGGTATGACCTTGCGCGTCTGTGCCGCCACGGCTAGACCGTCGAGCGCCTGACGGCGCATCTCGCCGCTGAAACCGTCGGGCTTCACGACTTGCTGAAAGATGAAGCCAAGATCCCCTGCATTCCCGCGCTGGCAGATCAGGTTTACCACGCTCGCTACGCGCTCGGGAGGTAGCCTTCCGCTTTTCAGCAAGCGCACCATCGGCGCGGCATCCCCCTGAGCAAGAGCCGCGAGGGGAGGGAACGCGCAAATGGTCAATATAATCGCAAGGGGAATGGGCTTCATAATTGTTATCGGCCCGCTTGCGGATTAGCCGACGCTGGCGGTGTTTCCTTGGCGCGACGCTCGAGCGTGTCGAGAGTTTCTTTCAGCGTGTATTCCAGATACGGGTCCTGCGGATGCGCCAATGACTCGAGCGCCACTTCGGTGGCCTGCGGGTCGTGGAAGAAACTCGCCGCACGCACCGCCTCCAGCCGCACGCGCGGATGCTCGTCGCCGGCCTGCACCTTCAATAGCGCCAGCGGTTCTTCGACACGATCGCGCCAGTAGCAGAGCACACGCGTTGCGGCCGCGCGAGCACGGAAGTCTGGCGAGCGCAGTACGCGCTTCAACAAGGTGGAATCGACCATATCGTGCTGCTGATGAACCCACAGAGCTTCGAGCAAATTATGCTGATACTCCGGGCTACTCGCGTCGAGATTCGCCACCCATTTGTCGAGTTCTGCCATGACCTGGTCGCTTTCGCGGGTGCGCAACTCGCGTCGGACGCGATACAACGTGCGATCCTCATAAGATTTCAGCAGGTCTAATAGTGAGCCAATCGAGGCGCCGGCAATTTGCGGCGGCTTAGCCAAGGGGCGGTTCTTGTACGTGATACGCCAAATCCGTCCGTGTGTTTTGTCGCGATTCGGGTCGCGAATCGAATGTTGCATGTGGCCGATCAACGGATTGAACCAATCGACGACGTACAACGCCCCGTCAGGACCGAACTTCAGGTCAACTGGGCGGCAGTTTAGATCCTTCGACTGCAAGAGCGGCTGCACTGGTTCGGCGAAAAAACCGGATCCTTCTTCCCGCATCTTGTAGTTCAACGTGCCGTGGAACCCGATGCAGTTGTTCAAGATGTAGTTTCCCTGCACGTCGTCGGGAAAATGGCGGCTGGCCACGATTTCGCAGCCTGAGGTCGGGCGCCACTGCATCTTGAGGAATTGCTGCATGTTGCCATGCTTGTGCGGATGATCGACCTGGCCCGAGAAGGCGGTGCCGTAGTAATTGGCTCCGCCCGAGGCGTCGGCCACGAAATTCTGCCCCCAATGATCGAACACTTGTCCCCAAGGATTGGCAAACCCGTAGGAGATGAATATATCGACCTTGGCCGTTAGCGGCTCATAACGAAACACCGCGGCGTTGGCGACGCGTTGCGGACCGTACGGGGTTTCGATCTGCGTTTGATGGAACGTCCCTTCCATCGAATAGAGCGCCCCGTCTGGCCCCCACGTGAAGGCGTTGTTCGCATGGTGCGAGTCTGCCGAGTCGAACCCGTGCAGCACGATCTCGCGATGGTCCGCCCGATCGTCGCCGTCGGTGTCTTTCAAAAACATCAGATTCGGCTGCTGGGCCACATAGGCGCCGCCATCGCCTAGTTCCAATCCGGTGGGCAGGTACAAGTGGTCCGCAAAGACCGTCTGCTTGTCTGCTTTGCCGTCCCCATTGGTGTCTTCAAGGATGAGCAGCTTGTCATTGACGGGCGTGCCCGGCAAATACATGGGGTACGACGCCATAGTGACGACCCACAAGCGACCGCGGCTATCGAATTCGAATTGCACGGGTTTTTGCAGGTCCGGAAAATCGATCTCCGAGGCGAACAGGTTCGCGTCATAACCGTCGGGTAGTTGAAACTGCGCACGCTCGGCCTCGGGAGTCGACAGGACAATCGGCGCCGTATAGTTGGTCTCAACTTTGACAAAATCGCCGGTGTTGCTGTCGTCGATCGTTTCCGGAACCGATTGGCCCTTTGCTATCGCCCAAATGCGGGCATCGCGATTGGCAATCATCTTACGCAATTTGGCGAACTCGGCAGGAAAGTTGACCACGCCGAACGGTTTTTTGCGGCCACCATAGATGTAAAAGCCATTGACGGCGCGATAGTCGTACCAGAATTGGAGGTTCTTTTCGTTGACTGCGGCGCGCAGCTTTGCCAGGTCGATCTTGCTGTCCTGCGGGCGAGCACCGAACAGCGCGCCGTCGATCAGCTTGGCAACTTCGCCGTCTCCATAAGAATTCAAATGCACGCCGTTGATCGTCCACGGTTCCTTGGAGCCTTGCATCTGGCTCGAGGTCGGCGTGAATAGATCAACGAACACCACGCCATGCTGTTGGGCGAGCTTGGCCATCGCCTCGGTGTACAGCTTTAGATTTTGATTGTTTTTCAATCCGTTGGGCAATGTCCGGCGGTGCAGGTTCTCGTGGGACATGGGCGAGACGAGGACCAGACGCGGTGGCGCCACGCCGTCGTACTTCGTCGTGGTGCTTTCCTGAATAAACTTTTCCAGGTCTTGCTGAAATTTGGGCAGACCGGCCGATCCACCGAACGATTCGTTGAAGCCAAAGCAAGCGATCAGCACGCTTGGCTTTTCGTCGGCGAGGTTGTGTCCGTGGTCCTTGAAATCTTGCGACCGCATGCGAATGGTTAATTCATCGGCCGACCATCCCAGATCCCGCACCGCCAAGTCGAGATCCGGGAAACGGCTATAGAGCAGAGTCTCGAGATTGCCGAACTGCTGCATCCGCTCGGCCAATGTATTGCCGATGATGACGATGCGATCTCCCTTGTGGAGCGCAAGCGGTGGATCAGCGATCGCGCTGTTGGAGACAACAACCAGCAACGCACAAGCAATCGTGACACGGGAAAATTGGCGAGCTATTGTCATGTGATCCTTTCTGGGCAGATTACGTGCGGCATGAACGCGGGGGGCGTGGCTTTCGGTCGCATTCCTGACCAAGCTGACCGCTGGTCTGCGAACCGGGCAAACGCCGGGAATTCTGCGGGGAGGGTTGCCCTCTATATGACCATGCGACGGACCGGCGTTCAAGTCGGCGATAACTCAATGGACTTACGGGACTTGTGATGTAACTGGCGGCACGCGAAAATCGAACCCGGCCCGTCCCGTCCGCCGGACGCCTCATCACGCCAGGAAACTAGCATGCTCGCCTTCCGATTGCTACGTGCCCCGCTGGCAATGTTCCTCGTCATGGCTCCGTGGACCGCATCGTGCGGCGCATCAGCAGCCAGTGACGCGGTCTGGACGATCTCGCAACG includes:
- a CDS encoding PVC-type heme-binding CxxCH protein, yielding MTIARQFSRVTIACALLVVVSNSAIADPPLALHKGDRIVIIGNTLAERMQQFGNLETLLYSRFPDLDLAVRDLGWSADELTIRMRSQDFKDHGHNLADEKPSVLIACFGFNESFGGSAGLPKFQQDLEKFIQESTTTKYDGVAPPRLVLVSPMSHENLHRRTLPNGLKNNQNLKLYTEAMAKLAQQHGVVFVDLFTPTSSQMQGSKEPWTINGVHLNSYGDGEVAKLIDGALFGARPQDSKIDLAKLRAAVNEKNLQFWYDYRAVNGFYIYGGRKKPFGVVNFPAEFAKLRKMIANRDARIWAIAKGQSVPETIDDSNTGDFVKVETNYTAPIVLSTPEAERAQFQLPDGYDANLFASEIDFPDLQKPVQFEFDSRGRLWVVTMASYPMYLPGTPVNDKLLILEDTNGDGKADKQTVFADHLYLPTGLELGDGGAYVAQQPNLMFLKDTDGDDRADHREIVLHGFDSADSHHANNAFTWGPDGALYSMEGTFHQTQIETPYGPQRVANAAVFRYEPLTAKVDIFISYGFANPWGQVFDHWGQNFVADASGGANYYGTAFSGQVDHPHKHGNMQQFLKMQWRPTSGCEIVASRHFPDDVQGNYILNNCIGFHGTLNYKMREEGSGFFAEPVQPLLQSKDLNCRPVDLKFGPDGALYVVDWFNPLIGHMQHSIRDPNRDKTHGRIWRITYKNRPLAKPPQIAGASIGSLLDLLKSYEDRTLYRVRRELRTRESDQVMAELDKWVANLDASSPEYQHNLLEALWVHQQHDMVDSTLLKRVLRSPDFRARAAATRVLCYWRDRVEEPLALLKVQAGDEHPRVRLEAVRAASFFHDPQATEVALESLAHPQDPYLEYTLKETLDTLERRAKETPPASANPQAGR